In Actinoplanes sp. NBC_00393, a single genomic region encodes these proteins:
- a CDS encoding dihydrofolate reductase family protein, with the protein MRPRVVIHNSVSVDGRLTGFPVDLGLHYEIAARIPADAILSGSGTMLAAAEEQNVDLSGSDQAPQEPDADLAKPLLVVVDGRGRLTRLDWLRAVPHWRDVVIMCCAATPHRHRARRVVTAGDRVDLADGLAQLRAAYAVSTVKVDAGGTLNARLLDAGLVDELSVIVSPHVAAGDTVPLFTAAAGRRLRLIGSEPLRDDHLWLRYAIIPDG; encoded by the coding sequence ATGCGGCCGCGGGTGGTGATTCACAACAGTGTCAGCGTGGACGGGCGGCTCACCGGCTTCCCGGTCGATCTGGGTCTGCACTACGAGATCGCCGCGCGGATCCCGGCGGACGCGATTCTCAGCGGCAGCGGCACGATGCTGGCGGCCGCCGAGGAGCAGAACGTCGATCTGTCCGGTTCGGATCAGGCGCCGCAGGAACCCGACGCCGACCTCGCGAAGCCGTTGCTGGTGGTCGTCGACGGCCGCGGCCGGCTGACCCGCCTGGACTGGCTGCGCGCGGTGCCGCACTGGCGCGACGTGGTGATCATGTGCTGCGCGGCTACGCCGCACCGGCACCGGGCGCGGCGGGTGGTCACGGCGGGCGACCGGGTCGATCTTGCTGACGGGTTGGCGCAACTGCGGGCGGCGTACGCGGTGAGCACGGTCAAAGTCGACGCCGGTGGCACGCTGAACGCCCGCCTGCTGGACGCGGGCCTGGTCGACGAGCTGAGCGTGATCGTCTCCCCGCACGTCGCGGCCGGTGACACGGTGCCATTGTTCACGGCCGCCGCGGGCCGAAGGTTGCGGCTGATCGGGTCCGAGCCGCTGCGCGACGATCATCTCTGGCTGCGGTACGCGATCATCCCTGACGGGTGA
- a CDS encoding AAA family ATPase → MFIKAIMLERGPADGYPFDLPVVRALRESGGLELANPVTLLAGDNGTGKSTLVEAVAVAAGFNPEGGSTSFNFATRSSESVLGEHLVLSRVPGRRPRTGYFLRAESFYNVATEIEKIGVVAGYGGVSPHERSHGESFLDLAVHRFGPAGLYLLDEPEAALSVQGCLALLLRIAELVKLGSQFIIATHSPILLACPQASIFEIRPGGGLAEIDFDQADAVVLTRAFLADPGRFLGRLFGD, encoded by the coding sequence GTGTTCATCAAGGCGATCATGCTCGAGCGTGGCCCGGCCGACGGTTATCCCTTCGACCTGCCGGTGGTGCGGGCGCTGCGCGAGAGCGGCGGGCTGGAACTGGCGAATCCGGTGACGCTGCTCGCGGGCGACAACGGTACCGGTAAGTCGACGCTGGTGGAGGCCGTGGCGGTGGCGGCCGGGTTCAATCCCGAGGGTGGCAGCACGTCGTTCAACTTCGCGACCCGCTCGAGCGAGTCGGTGCTGGGGGAGCACCTGGTGCTGTCGCGGGTGCCGGGCCGGCGGCCGCGGACCGGTTATTTCCTGCGGGCCGAGTCGTTTTACAACGTGGCCACCGAGATCGAGAAGATCGGGGTGGTGGCCGGGTACGGCGGGGTGTCGCCGCACGAGCGCTCGCACGGCGAGTCGTTCCTGGATCTGGCGGTGCACCGGTTCGGCCCGGCCGGGTTGTACCTGCTGGACGAGCCGGAGGCGGCGCTGTCGGTGCAGGGCTGTCTGGCGCTGCTGCTGCGCATCGCCGAGCTCGTCAAGCTGGGCAGCCAGTTCATCATCGCGACGCATTCGCCGATCCTGCTGGCCTGCCCGCAGGCGTCGATCTTCGAGATCCGCCCGGGCGGCGGGCTCGCCGAGATCGACTTCGACCAGGCCGACGCGGTGGTGCTGACCAGGGCGTTCCTGGCGGATCCGGGGCGTTTCCTGGGCCGGCTTTTCGGGGACTGA